Proteins from a genomic interval of Sander vitreus isolate 19-12246 chromosome 6, sanVit1, whole genome shotgun sequence:
- the rpa2 gene encoding LOW QUALITY PROTEIN: replication protein A 32 kDa subunit (The sequence of the model RefSeq protein was modified relative to this genomic sequence to represent the inferred CDS: deleted 1 base in 1 codon): MWNQGGHSESMGGGYTQSPGGFASPALSQGGEKKGRTRATQIIPCTVSQIMSASQADEAFKVGDVEVSQVTILGIIRSTDKSMTNIQYKVDDMTGAPMDVKQWVDTEDPGVDSTVLPPGTYVKVSGNLRSFQNHRSIVAFSVRPVEDMNEITSHMLEVVQAHMALGKSQTMTGAGGTMSSDVMPMSRPGNLGNTGSMGGGYAGATDMTNNGLSANQNQVLSLIRACPDPQGISIQDLKQRLNVMSLAVIKQAVEFLSNEGHIFSTIDEDHYKSTDNDD; encoded by the exons ATGTGGAACCAGG GAGGGCACAGTGAGAGTATGGGCGGAGGTTACACTCAGTCTCCAGGAGGCTTTGCATCACCTGCCCTATCCcagggaggagagaagaaaggg AGAACCCGTGCCACACAGATAATCCCCTGCACAGTGTCTCAGATTATGTCTGCTTCCCAGGCTGATGAAGCCTTCAAAGTAGGAGATGTGGAAGTTTCCCAG GTTACCATTTTGGGTATCATCAGGAGCACAGACAAATCCATGACGAACATCCAGTATAAGGTCGACGACATGACGGGTGCTCCCATGGATGTGAAGCAGTGGGTAGACACAGAG GATCCCGGTGTGGACAGCACCGTCCTGCCTCCGGGCACGTATGTCAAAGTCTCTGGCAATCTGCGCTCCTTTCAG AACCACCGATCTATCGTGGCATTCAGTGTCCGGCCCGTTGAGGACATGAATGAGATCACCTCGCATATGCTGGAGGTTGTCCAAGCGCACATGGCACTCGGCAAATCTCAGACCATG aCGGGTGCCGGAGGAACAATGAGCAGTGACGTCATGCCCATGTCGCGACCGGGCAACCTGGGAAACACGGGAAGCATGGGAGGTGGCTATGCAGGTGCTACCGACATGACTAATAATGGGTTAAGCGCAAACCAGAATCAG GTTCTGAGTTTGATAAGAGCCTGCCCAGACCCA CAGGGCATCAGCATTCAGGACCTAAAGCAGAGACTCAATGTCATGAGTCTGGCTGTCATAAA GCAAGCAGTGGAATTCCTAAGCAACGAAGGTCACATCTTTTCCACCATCGACGAAGATCACTACAAATCAACAGACAATGATGATTAG
- the smpdl3b gene encoding acid sphingomyelinase-like phosphodiesterase 3b: MSTVRLLLSCLLLKEVVALSGNFWHITDLHWDPTYNLTDNPELVCASSGTRPAANAGKFGDYACDSPWLLINSSVYAMKDILPDPDFILWTGDDTPHVPNEDLGEEAVLHIISNLTHIINQVFPNTKVYPALGNHDYHPKSQLPAGPNYIYNQIAEMWQGWLDPESRGTFKKGGYYTEKLLNRTGFRMLVLNTNLYYDQNKATQDMDDPAGQFNWADQVLTEAANNKEKVYIIGHVPPGFFEKKRNKPWFMPSFNKLYLDLIQKHHSVILGQFFGHHHTDSFRMFYNSEGSPISTMFLSPGVTPWKTSLPGVMDGANNPGIRVFEYDTQTLLVKDVVTHYLNLTRANVARGRWEKEYRLTESFRVPDASPASMHQALERIASSRCYLQKYYEFNSVSYDLTECNSDCRVDHVCAAREVDFDRYEHCLEKEGAAAIYGGFLLVLSVAVSLVFANW, from the exons ATGTCCACAGTAAGGCTGCTCCTATCATGTCTACTTTTAAAAGAGGTCGTTGCACTGTCAG GAAACTTCTGGCACATCACGGATCTGCACTGGGACCCAACATACAATCTGACCGATAATCCTGAACTTGTGTGCGCATCAAGTGGCACACGACCTGCGGCCAATGCGGGGAAATTTGGAGACTATGCTTGTGACTCACCATGGCTCCTTATAAACTCCTCTGTGTATGCCATGAAGGATATTCTACCAGACCCGGACTTTATTTTATGGACAGG AGACGACACACCACATGTACCCAATGAGGATCTGGGAGAAGAAGCAGTGCTCCACATTATCAGTAATCTTACCCACATTATAAATCAGGTGTTTCCAA ACACTAAAGTTTACCCTGCCCTGGGCAACCATGACTACCACCCTAAGAGCCAGCTTCCTGCAGGCCCAAACTACATCTATAACCAAATAGCAGAAATGTGGCAAGGCTGGTTGGATCCAGAGTCCCgtggaacatttaaaaaag GTGGATATTACACAGAAAAGCTGCTGAATCGAACAGGGTTCAGGATGCTGGTCCTCAACACTAATCTCTACTATGACCAGAACAAGGCAACCCAGGACATGGACGACCCAGCTGGCCAGTTTAACTGGGCGGATCAGGTTCTTACAGAGGCTGCCAACAACAAAGAAAAG GTGTACATCATTGGCCATGTTCCCCCGGGTTTCTTTGAGAAGAAGAGAAATAAGCCATGGTTCATGCCTTCATTCAACAAGCTATACTTGGATTTAATTCAGAAGCATCATTCAGTCATACTTGGACAGTTCTTTGGTCATCATCATACTGATAGCTTCCGAATGTTCTACAACTCAGAGG GCTCTCCCATCAGTACGATGTTCCTGAGCCCAGGTGTCACACCGTGGAAAACATCACTTCCTGGAGTCATGGATGGAGCCAACAACCCTGGGATTCGTGTCTTTGAATATGACACCCAAACACTCCTAGTCAAA GATGTGGTGACCCATTATTTGAACCTCACACGAGCTAATGTAGCACGCGGACGCTGGGAGAAAGAGTATCGACTCACAGAGAGCTTCAGAGTGCCAGACGCCTCCCCAGCCTCCATGCATCAGGCTCTGGAGCGCATTGCTAGTAGCCGCTGCTACCTACAAAAGTACTATGAGTTCAACTCTGTCAGCTATGATCTGACAGAGTGTAACAGTGACTGCCGTGTTGACCACGTGTGTGCAGCCAGAGAGGTAGACTTTGACAGGTATGAACACTGTCTGGAAAAAGAAGGGGCTGCTGCCATTTATGGTGGGTTTCTACTGGTCCTCTCCGTGGCTGTAAGTTTGGTGTTTGCCAATTGGTAG
- the themis2 gene encoding protein THEMIS2, with protein MAGTTALPLQQLIASLDNSCLPKILQVCSGVYFQGSIYEISGSEVCFSTGDLIKVLNIELLSVCCDDISNNEQFELPINHTGLFEVVPEEMPYSSIEEMLSLRPVGLESCLPFTFTSRFKITIGNYTLGADRALTVLSIERHEGEEDYVRCHVQGQQDVSVEVCIPLSSRGEFRECESKERFTLQEIMSSPCLRSRKFHLINTTKGERTLVLCPIYQVHAIMNLRKNVLKFPSSLEVDVIDVTETCKDVHFVTPLSLTEVHAQPDNSFPTVVEILEGAESSSLFKCSWLPKLTKSSHLIFHKVGTSAMVLLSNLKSRRAQQYFLASQQYGGRFRKRPREFNSVYELYVASIQAPGLKVSVTRSCDGVEEEGLPALSVGEQLEVVRCETMELPCESSKGQKQSVEALLCQRLQEPDDDDDDDDDDEEEVKQQDERENILMPLYMQGHFVEVLSDNKKYRLRDLGKKFSLPLNVKVVSRDTELETDPLVGFPSLRIEGAMLEPTIQASFPQNPAHCFEIPTQWLSMSVFFTKDPLPWPNGQPPKCHVDSVTEVTNTFFYEFSKHGNSDAAPPPRPPKRNLSSSKSSKKSSKSSGKSSKAGKSKHAPGKSIPTKELADLTLNSKKRPPAPPPPGILDDQLPPVIPRKQTAAVMTTGKALPNTYVQREAKTQVPLCDVAADVDSNHDYETIDDTFTTIMKKAQEDVMFY; from the exons ATGGCAGGCACGACTGCTTTGCCACTTCAGCAATTAATTGCTTCATTGGACAACTCTTGTCTGCCAAAAATTCTACAAGTTTGCTCTGGAGTGTATTTCCAAG GTTCTATATATGAAATTTCTGGAAGTGAAGTGTGCTTTTCTACTGGGGATCTAATAAAGGTCCTTAACATTGAGCTCCTATCCGTTTGCTGTGACGACATCAGCAACAATGAGCAGTTTGAGCTGCCTATCAACCACACAG GTTTGTTCGAAGTTGTTCCGGAGGAGATGCCATACAGTAGTATCGAGGAGATGTTGAGCCTGAGGCCTGTGGGCCTGGAGTCCTGCCTTCCCTTCACTTTTACCAGCCGCTTCAAGATTACCATTGGCAATTACACACTGGGAGCTGACAGAGCTTTGACAGTGCTCTCCATTGAGCGGCATGAGGGTGAGGAGGATTATGTGCGCTGCCATGTTCAAGGACAACAGGACGTCTCTGTGGAAGTGTGTATCCCACTTTCTTCCCGAGGGGAGTTCAGGGAGTGTGAAAGCAAGGAGCGCTTCACTCTGCAGGAGATCATGTCCTCGCCCTGCCTGCGTAGTCGAAAGTTTCACTTAATCAACACCACCAAGGGTGAACGAACCCTTGTCCTCTGTCCAATATACCAGGTCCACGCCATCATGAACT TGAGGAAGAACGTGTTGAAGTTTCCCTCCAGCTTAGAGGTGGATGTGATCGATGTCACTGAGACGTGTAAGGATGTACATTTTGTGACCCCGCTCAGTCTGACGGAGGTCCACGCCCAGCCAGATAACTCCTTCCCTACGGTAGTAGAGATATTGGAAGGAGCAGAGAGCAGCTCTCTGTTCAAGTGCAGCTGGCTACCAAAACTTACTAAGAGCAGCCACCTGATTTTCCACAAGGTAGGAACCTCAGCTATGGTTTTATTATCCAACCTGAAGAGCCGAAGGGCACAGCAGTACTTCCTGGCATCTCAGCAATATGGTGGACGATTTCGTAAGCGGCCAAGAGAGTTTAATTCAGTGTATGAGCTGTATGTTGCTTCGATCCAGGCACCAGGCCTGAAGGTCAGCGTAACAAGGAGCTGTGATGGAGTTGAGGAGGAAGGCCTGCCTGCCCTCAGTGTGGGCGAACAGCTGGAGGTTGTTCGCTGCGAAACGATGGAGTTGCCTTGTGAAAGCAGCAAGGGACAGAAGCAGTCCGTTGAGGCTCTTTTGTGTCAGCGCCTCCAAGAGCcagatgatgacgatgatgatgatgatgatgatgaagaggaggtcaagcagcaggatgagagagagaatattCTCATGCCTCTGTACATGCAGGGCCACTTTGTGGAGGTACTCTCTGATAACAAGAAGTACAGACTCAGGGACTTGGGTAAAAAGTTTAGTTTGCCGCTGAATGTTAAAGTAGTGAGCCGGGATACTGAACTCGAGACTGATCCACTAGTTGGGTTTCCAAGTCTCAGAATAGAGGGGGCTATGCTAGAGCCCACCATCCAGGCGAGCTTTCCACAAAACCCAGCCCACTGCTTTGAGATCCCAACCCAGTGGCTTTCCATGTCTGTCTTCTTTACCAAGGACCCCCTGCCATGGCCCAACGGTCAACCACCTAAGTGCCATGTGGATAGTGTTACCGAGGTGACAAACACATTCTTTTATGAATTTAGTAAACACGGCAACTCAGATGCAGCTCCGCCACCTCGACCACCAAAGCGAAATCTGTCATCTTCAAAGTCTtcaaaaaaatcatcaaaatcCTCCGGCAAGTCATCCAAAGCAGGCAAATCCAAACATGCTCCAGGCAAAAGCATTCCAACCAAGGAGTTAGCAGATTTGACtttaaacagcaaaaaaagGCCCCCAGCTCCCCCTCCTCCG GGTATCTTGGATGATCAACTTCCACCAGTCATACCCCGAAAGCAGACAGCTGCTGTAATGACAACAGGCAAGGCTCTGCCAAACACTTATGTGCAAAGGGAGGCGAAGACTCAAG TGCCGCTGTGTGACGTTGCAGCAGATGTGGACAGCAACCATGACTATGAAACTATAGACGACACTTTTACGACGATTATGAAGAAAGCACAAGAGGACGTCATGTTTTACTAA